In a genomic window of Egibacteraceae bacterium:
- a CDS encoding Nudix family hydrolase — translation MVDVAVGVLRASDGRVLLAERKAGKDAAGFWELPGGQVDPGESAAQAAARELLEEVGVRALELAPWRVYEHDFPAKRVRLHWFHVRRWSGEPNGREGQQLAWVDPARPTVGPLLPSNELAFATLALPELVAVARVNRAPGAPDELLARIPSLVAAGLRLLIVRASELAPAQRVQLTRRLRQLRRGTGLRLLLSGTALEARQAGACGLHSSAAALAGLIERPPTRLWAVSAHNARDLERARAVGADVALVSPVLPTASHPEDQPLGWDGLQELVAASPLPVYAQGGLGPGDIGAARSAGALGVAVDISRLSTSGGNGEVPQGRARQHLTIE, via the coding sequence GTGGTGGACGTGGCGGTCGGCGTGCTCCGCGCGTCCGACGGGCGCGTGTTGCTGGCAGAACGCAAGGCCGGCAAGGACGCGGCCGGCTTCTGGGAGCTCCCCGGGGGCCAGGTCGATCCGGGTGAGAGCGCGGCCCAAGCAGCGGCGCGCGAGCTGCTCGAGGAGGTCGGCGTACGCGCCCTCGAACTCGCGCCCTGGCGGGTCTACGAGCACGACTTCCCGGCCAAGCGGGTGCGGTTGCACTGGTTCCACGTGCGCCGGTGGTCGGGCGAGCCGAACGGCAGGGAAGGCCAGCAGCTGGCATGGGTGGACCCCGCCCGCCCGACGGTGGGGCCCTTGCTGCCGAGCAACGAGCTCGCCTTTGCGACGTTGGCGCTCCCCGAGCTGGTGGCGGTCGCTCGGGTGAACCGGGCGCCGGGCGCTCCTGACGAGCTGCTGGCGAGGATCCCGTCGTTGGTTGCCGCCGGCCTGCGGCTCCTGATCGTGCGAGCGTCGGAGCTCGCGCCGGCTCAGCGCGTCCAGCTCACCCGCCGGCTGCGCCAGCTCAGGCGGGGGACCGGGCTGCGCCTCCTCCTGTCCGGGACGGCGCTCGAGGCACGCCAGGCCGGTGCCTGCGGGCTGCACAGCAGCGCCGCCGCGCTGGCCGGCTTGATAGAGCGGCCGCCGACGCGCCTGTGGGCGGTGTCAGCTCACAACGCACGGGACCTCGAGCGGGCAAGAGCGGTGGGTGCCGACGTCGCCCTCGTGTCACCGGTTCTCCCCACGGCTTCGCACCCTGAAGACCAGCCGCTGGGTTGGGACGGCCTGCAGGAGCTGGTAGCGGCCAGCCCGTTGCCCGTCTACGCGCAAGGGGGGTTGGGGCCTGGTGACATTGGCGCAGCGCGCTCTGCAGGAGCGCTGGGTGTGGCGGTCGACATCTCCCGCCTCTCGACGTCGGGTGGCAACGGGGAGG
- a CDS encoding 4a-hydroxytetrahydrobiopterin dehydratase — protein MTTESRWPEGWTEVERPPSLYRRFEFAAYPETRAYLDRLAGLSKETGLYPDLSFNRTHVNVTVYGSAGAGIGAAAREFAARAEALATVKAG, from the coding sequence TTGACCACGGAATCCCGATGGCCGGAGGGCTGGACGGAGGTCGAGCGACCACCGTCGCTGTACCGCCGCTTCGAGTTCGCCGCCTACCCTGAGACACGAGCCTACCTCGACCGGCTCGCGGGCCTGTCGAAGGAGACCGGGCTCTATCCGGATCTGAGCTTCAACCGGACACACGTCAACGTCACGGTGTATGGCTCGGCTGGAGCGGGCATCGGCGCGGCAGCACGGGAGTTCGCCGCCCGCGCCGAGGCACTCGCCACCGTGAAGGCGGGTTGA
- a CDS encoding BMC domain-containing protein, with the protein MASNNGRSETMGIALGMIETRGLVPAIEAADAMTKASEVRLIGRQFVGGGYVTVLVRGETGAVNAAVRAGADACERVGDGMAAAHIIARPHGEVEQILPEGAHETQVAPV; encoded by the coding sequence ATGGCCAGCAACAATGGAAGAAGCGAGACTATGGGCATTGCCCTTGGCATGATCGAGACCCGGGGACTCGTCCCGGCGATCGAGGCTGCCGACGCCATGACCAAGGCTTCAGAGGTGCGGCTGATCGGCCGCCAGTTCGTCGGCGGCGGCTACGTCACCGTATTGGTCCGTGGCGAGACGGGCGCGGTCAACGCCGCAGTCCGTGCCGGGGCTGATGCGTGCGAGCGCGTGGGCGACGGCATGGCCGCCGCGCACATCATCGCCCGGCCGCACGGCGAGGTGGAGCAGATCCTTCCCGAAGGCGCCCACGAAACCCAGGTGGCACCGGTGTAG